The following are encoded in a window of Arvicanthis niloticus isolate mArvNil1 chromosome 1, mArvNil1.pat.X, whole genome shotgun sequence genomic DNA:
- the LOC117696113 gene encoding olfactory receptor 1S1-like, with protein sequence MNQENQTTLSEFILLGLSNQVEKQNLIFVIFLSMYLVTVVGNSLIILAIGLDIHLHTPMYLFLANLSLADISSSSTSVPKMLMNIHTKSQSISYEGCITQMYFSIVFVVIDNFLLGVMAYDRYVAICHPLNYTNIMHPRFCLLLSVCPWALSNIVALTHTLLANQLIFCNHNTIQHFFCDLAPLLKLSCSDAMINELVKFIVGLSVITFPFALILFSYVCIIRDVLRISSTEGKWKAFSTCGSHLTIVFLFYGTIVGVYFFPSSTHPEDTDKIGAVIFTVVTPMLNPFIYSLRNKDMKGAFRKLINKSHFSL encoded by the coding sequence ATGaatcaagaaaaccaaaccacCCTCTCTGAATTCATTCTCCTGGGTCTCTCCAACCAGGTTGAGAAGCAGAATCTCATCTTTGTGATTTTCTTGAGTATGTACCTGGTCACTGTGGTTGGAAACAGCCTCATTATTCTGGCCATTGGCTTGGATATACATCTTCATACTCCCATGTATCTTTTCCTTGCCAACCTATCTTTGGCTGATatttcctcctcttctacctcagTGCCCAAAATGCTGATGAATATTCATACCAAGAGTCAATCCATCTCTTATGAGGGCTGCATTACACAGATGTACTTTTCTATTGTGTTTGTTGTCATTGACAATTTTCTTTTGGGGGTCATGGCTTATGATCGATATGTGGCTATCTGCCACCCTCTGAATTATACAAACATTATGCACCCCAGGTTTTGTCTTTTGCTCTCTGTCTGTCCATGGGCTCTAAGCAATATTGTTGCTCTaacacacactcttctggccaATCAATTGATTTTTTGCAACCACAACACTATCCAACATTTCTTCTGTGACTTGGCACCTCTTCTCAAACTTTCCTGCTCAGATGCAATGATCAATGAACTTGTAAAATTTATTGTGGGGTTATCAGTTATCACTTTTCCCTTTGCTCTCATTCTGTTCTCCTATGTCTGCATCATCAGGGATGTACTGAGAATTTCATCCACAGAAGGAAAGTGGAAAGCCTTCTCTACCTGTGGCTCTCACCTGACAATTGTATTTCTCTTCTATGGTACCATTGTAGGGGTTTACTTTTTCCCTTCATCTACTCACCCTGAGGACACAGACAAGATTGGTGCAGTAATCTTCACAGTGGTGACACCTATGTTGAACCCTTTCATTTATAGCCTGAGAAATAAGGACATGAAGGGTGCCTTTAGGAAGCTCATCAATAAAAGTCATTTTTCCCTTTGA